From the genome of Streptomyces sp. V2I9:
CGCATAAACCTTTCTGCGAACCGGACGCCCGGAAGGGGTGAAACATCGCCCCCAAACCGGACATCGGGTTGACAGCGGACGACCGAACGGGTCTCCTTGATCCCATGCCAGCGACCTCAGCTCTGCACGTCTCCCACGTCCGTGGGTTCCGCAGCGCTGTCCAGGCCCGCTGTTGCTGTTCCAGCTGTCGCAGCTGTTGATGCCGTAGCGCTCCAGCTCCGAACACAGCCCGCCGGACGAGCCTCTCCGGTCGAGCCCGGCCTCCCGGCCTCGCTCCTCCCCCGCTCTCCCGCACTCCGCAGCCCTCTCCGAGCTGCTGGACACCCACCGCGACTCCCCGCACGCGCTCCCCCCATGCCGAGGAACCCCCGCAGCCATGAACAGCGACAGCGACCTTCAGATCGCCGGCGACATCCTTGAGGTCCAGCACCTCCTCCGTCCCGCCCGCGAGCACCCCTCCACCGTCTCCGAGTTCGTCGGTCTGGCACGCACCATCGCGGCGGACCGGGCACGATGGGCGGACATCGTCCGGTACGACTCCGTCTCCCGCTGGTACCACCGCCTGCATCAGGGCCCCGGTTACGAGGTGTGGCTGCTCAGCTGGGTGCCCGGTCAGGGCAGCGGACTCCACGACCACGGACTCTCCGCCGGCGTACTGACCGTCCTGGAAGGCGAGTTGACCGAGCGCACCGAGCGCGGGGCCCGGTCGTTGACGGCGGGCGCGCAGCGCGCCTTCGCGCCGGGCTACGTCCACGAAGTGGTCAACGACTCGCTCGAACCGGCCGTCAGTCTGCACATCTACTACCCGGGGCTGACCGAGATGCCGATGCACGCCACGCAGAGTGCCCCGACCACCGTGGCCGCCGTACCCGCCTGACAAACTGCGTGCATGCGCATTGTTGTTCTGGCCGGTGGTATCGGCGGTGCCCGCTTTCTGCGCGGCCTCAAGCAGGCCGCGCCCGACGCGGACATCACGGTGATCGGCAACACGGGTGATGACATCCATCTGTTCGGGCTGAAGGTCTGCCCCGACCTCGACACCGTGATGTACACCCTCGGCGGTGGGATCGACGAGGAGCAGGGATGGGGGCGGAGCGACGAGACCTTCCGGGTCAAGGAGGAGCTCACGGCCTACGGCGTGGGCCCCGGGTGGTTCGGGCTCGGCGACCGTGACTTCGCGACCCACATCGTCCGTACGCAGATGCTGGGCGCCGGCTATCCGCTGAGCGCGGTCACCGAGGCACTCTGCGCCCGCTGGCAGCCGGGTGTGCGGCTGCTGCCGATGTCCGACGACCGGGTCGAGACCCATGTCGCCGTCGAGATGGACGGCGAGAGCAAGGCGATCCATTTCCAGGAGTACTGGGTGAAGCTGCGCGCCTCCGTCGAGGCGCGGGCGATCGTGCCGGTCGGGGCCGAGCAGGCCGAGCCGGCTCCGGGGGTGCTGGAGGCGATCGGCTCGGCCGACGTCATCCTCTTCCCGCCGTCGAACCCGGTGGTGTCGGTCGGCACGATCCTCGCCGTCCCCGGAATCCGGGAGGCCATCGCGGAGGCCGGCGTTCCGGTGGTCGGCCTCTCCCCCATCGTGAGGGACGCGCCCGTGCGCGGGATGGCGGACAAGGTGCTCGCCGCGGTGGGCGTCGAGTCGACGGCCTCGGCCGTGGCCCGGCACTACGGTTCGGGACTGCTCGACGGGTGGCTCGTCGACACGGTGGACGCCGGTGCGGTGGACACGGTGGAGGCGGCGGGCATCCGCTGCCGGGCGGTGCCGCTGATGATGACGGACGTGGACGCGACCGCCGAGATGGCCCGGCAGGCGCTGGCCCTGGCCGAGGAGGTCCGGGCATGAGCACCCTCCCCGCGGCCGCCGGGGGGAGCGCGGACGGTACGGAAGAGGG
Proteins encoded in this window:
- the cofD gene encoding 2-phospho-L-lactate transferase, translating into MRIVVLAGGIGGARFLRGLKQAAPDADITVIGNTGDDIHLFGLKVCPDLDTVMYTLGGGIDEEQGWGRSDETFRVKEELTAYGVGPGWFGLGDRDFATHIVRTQMLGAGYPLSAVTEALCARWQPGVRLLPMSDDRVETHVAVEMDGESKAIHFQEYWVKLRASVEARAIVPVGAEQAEPAPGVLEAIGSADVILFPPSNPVVSVGTILAVPGIREAIAEAGVPVVGLSPIVRDAPVRGMADKVLAAVGVESTASAVARHYGSGLLDGWLVDTVDAGAVDTVEAAGIRCRAVPLMMTDVDATAEMARQALALAEEVRA
- a CDS encoding cysteine dioxygenase family protein; protein product: MNSDSDLQIAGDILEVQHLLRPAREHPSTVSEFVGLARTIAADRARWADIVRYDSVSRWYHRLHQGPGYEVWLLSWVPGQGSGLHDHGLSAGVLTVLEGELTERTERGARSLTAGAQRAFAPGYVHEVVNDSLEPAVSLHIYYPGLTEMPMHATQSAPTTVAAVPA